A window from Garra rufa chromosome 14, GarRuf1.0, whole genome shotgun sequence encodes these proteins:
- the LOC141284747 gene encoding ras-related protein Rab-4B isoform X2 codes for MSETYDFLFKFLVIGSAGTGKSCLLHQFIENKFKQDSNHTIGVEFGSRVVNVGGKTVKLQIWDTAGQERFRSVTRSYYRGAAGALLVYDITSRETYNALTNWLTDARTLASPNIVIILCGNKKDLDADREVTFLEASRFAQENELMFLETSALTGENVEEAFLKCARSILTKIESGELDPERMGSGIQYGDASLRQLRQPRGSAAQAKQQCNC; via the exons ATTTCCTGTTTAAGTTCCTGGTGATTGGCAGCGCTGGGACTGGGAAATCATGCCTCCTTCATCAGTTCATAGAGAACAAGT TCAAACAGGACTCCAACCACACCATCGGTGTTGAGTTTGGCTCCAGGGTTGTCAACGTTGGCGGCAAAACAGTCAAACTGCAAATCTGGGACACGGCCGGGCAGGAGCGCTTTAG GTCAGTGACCCGCAGTTACTATCGTGGAGCAGCAGGGGCTCTTCTCGTGTACGACATCACAAG TCGGGAGACCTACAATGCTCTGACTAACTGGTTGACGGATGCACGGACACTGGCCAGCCCCAACATCGTCATCATCCTGTGCGGGAATAAGAAGGATCTAGATGCGGACCGTGAGGTCACGTTCTTAGAGGCGTCTCGTTTTGCCCAGGAGAACG AGCTGATGTTTTTGGAGACGAGTGCTTTAACCGGGGAGAACGTTGAGGAAGCCTTTCTCAAATGTGCTCGCTCCATCCTCACCAAGATTGAGTCGG GTGAGTTGGATCCGGAGCGGATGGGTTCTGGGATCCAGTATGGCGACGCGTCCCTGCGGCAGCTCAGACAGCCCCGGGGCTCTGCTGCACAGGCCAAGCAGCAGTGCAACTGTTAG
- the LOC141284747 gene encoding ras-related protein Rab-4B isoform X1, with protein MSETYDFLFKFLVIGSAGTGKSCLLHQFIENKFKQDSNHTIGVEFGSRVVNVGGKTVKLQIWDTAGQERFSLLFVSYRSVTRSYYRGAAGALLVYDITSRETYNALTNWLTDARTLASPNIVIILCGNKKDLDADREVTFLEASRFAQENELMFLETSALTGENVEEAFLKCARSILTKIESGELDPERMGSGIQYGDASLRQLRQPRGSAAQAKQQCNC; from the exons ATTTCCTGTTTAAGTTCCTGGTGATTGGCAGCGCTGGGACTGGGAAATCATGCCTCCTTCATCAGTTCATAGAGAACAAGT TCAAACAGGACTCCAACCACACCATCGGTGTTGAGTTTGGCTCCAGGGTTGTCAACGTTGGCGGCAAAACAGTCAAACTGCAAATCTGGGACACGGCCGGGCAGGAGCGCTTTAG TCTCCTCTTTGTGTCTTACAGGTCAGTGACCCGCAGTTACTATCGTGGAGCAGCAGGGGCTCTTCTCGTGTACGACATCACAAG TCGGGAGACCTACAATGCTCTGACTAACTGGTTGACGGATGCACGGACACTGGCCAGCCCCAACATCGTCATCATCCTGTGCGGGAATAAGAAGGATCTAGATGCGGACCGTGAGGTCACGTTCTTAGAGGCGTCTCGTTTTGCCCAGGAGAACG AGCTGATGTTTTTGGAGACGAGTGCTTTAACCGGGGAGAACGTTGAGGAAGCCTTTCTCAAATGTGCTCGCTCCATCCTCACCAAGATTGAGTCGG GTGAGTTGGATCCGGAGCGGATGGGTTCTGGGATCCAGTATGGCGACGCGTCCCTGCGGCAGCTCAGACAGCCCCGGGGCTCTGCTGCACAGGCCAAGCAGCAGTGCAACTGTTAG